In the genome of Nymphaea colorata isolate Beijing-Zhang1983 chromosome 9, ASM883128v2, whole genome shotgun sequence, one region contains:
- the LOC116261183 gene encoding uncharacterized protein LOC116261183 isoform X2, with protein sequence MNAQALRKSIEQNQQLNAEINDLTAQIERLNKECSLYDKDREALMEFGNDADERAREAEIRALEAEDAFRRLSEELNQSKREIEILTVQRTRLTDELTLLQHKIFGLGKEREDGNLICSQCARLKDDGHSSDISPNEDLLTSLVESTLGKGYRSQQELEEAVEKGLSFLEAHAGEEPHWRLIQIWEKLRPSIRCILALAAEVESLREDKEHLRINLHRAEGEVSVLFEENKLLDEENKRLLRRCYRERNQQGSPSSHSSKSKRKASPRMNNAAERAADAEGPDSPRWPLSPLESNGVHLSRNCNYK encoded by the exons ATGAATGCACAAGCATTGAGAAAATCAATCGAGCAAAATCAGCAGTTGAATGCGGAGATCAATGACTTAACAGCGCAGATTGAAAGGCTGAACAAGGAATGTTCACTCTATGACAAAGACAGAGAGGCACTCATGGAATTTGGTAATGATGCTGATGAGCGAGCAAGAGAAGCAGAGATTCGAGCTCTGGAGGCAGAGGATGCATTCAGGAGATTATCAGAAGAACTAAACCAATCAAAGCGGGAAATTGAAATACTCACT GTCCAGAGAACTAGGCTAACTGATGAGCTGACGTTACTACAGCACAAGATTTTTGGACttggaaaagaaagggaagacgGAAATCTCATTTGCAGTCAATGTGCACGGTTAAAG GATGATGGACATTCAAGTGACATAAGTCCGAATGAGGATCTGCTCACTTCTTTGGTTGAGTCAACTCTTGGCAAAGGATATCGGTCCCAACAAGAACTGGAAGAAGCTGTGGAAAAAGGGCTCAGCTTTTTGGAGGCACATGCAGGAGAAGAGCCACACTGGAGGTTGATCCAAATCTGGGAAAA GCTAAGACCATCAATTAGATGCATACTAGCATTGGCTGCAGAAGTTGAATCCCTTCGTGAAGACAAAGAGCACCTAAGAATTAACCTTCACAGAGCAGAAGGAGAG GTGTCGGTGTTATTTGAAGAGAATAAGCTTCTAGATGAGGAAAACAAGAGGTTATTAAGGCGATGCTACAGGGAAAGAAACCAACAGGGTTCTCCATCCAGCCATTCCTCTAAA AGCAAGAGGAAAGCCAGCCCAAGAATGAACAATGCTGCTGAAAGAGCTGCAGACGCTGAAGGACCTGATTCACCTAGATGGCCTCTTTCACCATTGGAATCTAACGGTGTTCATTTGTCCAGGAATTGTAACTACAAGTAG
- the LOC116261183 gene encoding uncharacterized protein LOC116261183 isoform X1: protein MKEMGLSLELENYIQNSIENAVGLPVSENTLQSKLFAMEESRRVLQGQIFSLQDLVNDQNEKIERAKFEAAMNAQALRKSIEQNQQLNAEINDLTAQIERLNKECSLYDKDREALMEFGNDADERAREAEIRALEAEDAFRRLSEELNQSKREIEILTVQRTRLTDELTLLQHKIFGLGKEREDGNLICSQCARLKDDGHSSDISPNEDLLTSLVESTLGKGYRSQQELEEAVEKGLSFLEAHAGEEPHWRLIQIWEKLRPSIRCILALAAEVESLREDKEHLRINLHRAEGEVSVLFEENKLLDEENKRLLRRCYRERNQQGSPSSHSSKSKRKASPRMNNAAERAADAEGPDSPRWPLSPLESNGVHLSRNCNYK, encoded by the exons atGAAGGAGATGGGTCTCTCTCTAGAATTGGAGAATTACATTCAGAACTCGATCGAGAACGCGGTCGGGCTTCCAGTATCTGAGAACACACTGCAGTCGAAGCTCTTTGCGATGGAAGAGTCGAGAAGGGTGCTTCAGGGTCAGATTTTTTCGTTGCAGGATCTAGTAAACGATCAAAATGAGAAGATTGAGAGAGCTAAG TTTGAAGCTGCCATGAATGCACAAGCATTGAGAAAATCAATCGAGCAAAATCAGCAGTTGAATGCGGAGATCAATGACTTAACAGCGCAGATTGAAAGGCTGAACAAGGAATGTTCACTCTATGACAAAGACAGAGAGGCACTCATGGAATTTGGTAATGATGCTGATGAGCGAGCAAGAGAAGCAGAGATTCGAGCTCTGGAGGCAGAGGATGCATTCAGGAGATTATCAGAAGAACTAAACCAATCAAAGCGGGAAATTGAAATACTCACT GTCCAGAGAACTAGGCTAACTGATGAGCTGACGTTACTACAGCACAAGATTTTTGGACttggaaaagaaagggaagacgGAAATCTCATTTGCAGTCAATGTGCACGGTTAAAG GATGATGGACATTCAAGTGACATAAGTCCGAATGAGGATCTGCTCACTTCTTTGGTTGAGTCAACTCTTGGCAAAGGATATCGGTCCCAACAAGAACTGGAAGAAGCTGTGGAAAAAGGGCTCAGCTTTTTGGAGGCACATGCAGGAGAAGAGCCACACTGGAGGTTGATCCAAATCTGGGAAAA GCTAAGACCATCAATTAGATGCATACTAGCATTGGCTGCAGAAGTTGAATCCCTTCGTGAAGACAAAGAGCACCTAAGAATTAACCTTCACAGAGCAGAAGGAGAG GTGTCGGTGTTATTTGAAGAGAATAAGCTTCTAGATGAGGAAAACAAGAGGTTATTAAGGCGATGCTACAGGGAAAGAAACCAACAGGGTTCTCCATCCAGCCATTCCTCTAAA AGCAAGAGGAAAGCCAGCCCAAGAATGAACAATGCTGCTGAAAGAGCTGCAGACGCTGAAGGACCTGATTCACCTAGATGGCCTCTTTCACCATTGGAATCTAACGGTGTTCATTTGTCCAGGAATTGTAACTACAAGTAG